The genomic segment TGCTACAGTTATTGACCGTCTCGGCTACGCAAGAGAAGAACTTTCAGGTCAATCTGTTTTAATGGTTCATCCGCCGGAACGGCGCGATGAGGCTGGCAGAATTGTTGGTGAAATGTTAAGCGGAGAAACAGAGTTTTGTCCTGTTCCGATTATTACAAAATCTGGTGTTCAAATTCCTGTTGAAACAAGGGTTTCCCATGGATTTTGGGACGGCAAACCTGTAATTTTTGGAGTTACCAAGGATATTTCAAAAATCAAATTATCAGAAGAAAAATTTTCGAAATTATTTTATATCAATCCTTCTGCTTGTGGTTTAAGCGATTCGGACAACCACGAATACGTTGAAGTAAATGAAGTATTTTACACTTTACTGGGATTTGGTAAAGATGAAGTAATAGGCAAAACACCTATGGATTTAGGTATTATAAAACTTGAAGCATTGAATGCCATATTTCTTAAAGCAGATAGTAATGGAAATGTAACCAATGCAGAAGCCGATTTAAAAGCGAAGAACGGCGATATCAAGCACGTGTTGTTATCATCAGAAAATATTAATATCCAGGATAAAAAATACCGCTATGTTGTTGTTCATGATATCACCGAACGTAAGCAGGCAGAGGAGCAAATAAAGGAGAATGAAACAAGGCAACACACTTTGCTGGCCAATCTCCCGGCCGGTGTGGTTATTATTGATCCCGTAACCAGAATGATCGAGAATGTGAATGATGCTGCCGCAACCATGTTTGGAGTTCAGGCAGAGCACATTGTCGGACACCGGTGTCACGCATTTCTCTGTCCGGCAAATGAAGGCGCGTGCCCTGTTTGCGACTTGGGACAGGAAGTGGACAATATGGAACGAGTGATGCTTTGTATCGATGGCAGCAAACGCCAGGTTCTGAAGTCTGTCAAACGTATACGAATAAAAGGTCAGGAAAAGCTGCTGGAGTGCTTTATTGATATCACTGAACGTAAGCAGGCTGAGGAGCAGCTAAGGGAAAGCGAGGAACGGTACCGCCTGCTGTTCGATGGCTCGCGGGAAGCTATGATGACCCTTGCTCCGCCTTCGTGGATGTACGCTTCCGGCAATCCGGCAGCATTAGAGATGTTCGGTGCCAGGGATGCGGCAGAATTCAAAACACTGATGCTAAAGGATATATCCCCTGAATTTCAGCCCGATGGCAGTCTCTCAGTCAAAAAAGGACTGGAACAAATTGGGGTGACAATGCGCGAGGGTTCCCACTTTTTCGAGTGGACGCACCGGCGGCTTGACGGCACGGTTTTCCCGGCTACCGTGTTGCTGACCAAAATCGAGATGGGCGGCCATAAAATTGTTCAGGCTACTGTGCGCGACATCACCGCCCAGAAGCAGGTGGAGGAATCTTTACAACAGATTACCAACCGCCTGAAGCTGGCCACAAGCGCCGGCGGTGTGGGTATATGGGATTATGACATTGTTAACAACCGACTGGTCTGGGACGACCAGATGTTTTGTCTCTATGGAATCACGCAGGATCATTTCAGCGGTGCTTATGAGGCATGGCAGGCAGGGCTCCACCCGGAAGACAGGCAAAGAGGCGATGAAGAAATACAGCTTGCGCTGCATGGTGAAAGAGATTTTAACACCGAGTTCCGTGTAATCTGGCCGGACGGAAGTATTCGAAATATACGTGCTCTTGCCGTTGTGGAGCGAGACGACTCCGGTCAACCACTGCGCATGATCGGTACAAATTGGGACATTACAGCGCAAAAGCAGGCAGAGGCGGCGCTCCTCCAGGAGAAGAAACGATTTAGTACTCTTTCTGAGAATGCACCTTTTGGAATGGTTATGATTGATACAAAAGGAAATTTTATCTACATCAATCCAAAATTCAAAGAGTTGTTCGGATATGATATAGAGGATATTCCTGATGGGCGAACATGGTTTAAAAAGGCATACCCTGACCCTGAGTGCAGAAAAACAGCTACATCAACCTGGGTAGTAGATTCAAAGCAGGCAAAAGTAGGTCAAAAAAGACCGAGGATATTCAAGGCAAACTGTAAGGACGGTACAGAAAAAGTCATTAGCTTCATCACTGTCCAGCTCGAAACAGGGGAACATATGATAAGCTGTGATGATATCACCGACCGCAAGCGGGCCGATGATGCGCTGCGGGAAAGCGAGGAAACAATCCATCTTCTGCTGGATTCCATGGCCGAAGCAATATATGGCATTGACATGAATGGCAACTGCACCTTCTGTAATAACACCTGTCTACGCCTGCTTGGATACAAGCACTCTGATGACTTGCTCGGCAAAAACATGCACTGGCAGATTCATTCAAAACGCCCGGACGGAACCTCTTTCCCGGTGGAAGAATGCCGGATTTTTCAGGCGTTCCATGAAGGGAAAGGTACACATGTGGACGACGAAGTGCTTTGGCGCTCTGACGACACATCTTTTCCCGCCGAGTATTGGTCATATCCGCTACTCCGCGACGGTGCGGTTGTAGGCGCTGTAATAACATTTTTTAATATCACCGACCGCAAGCGGGCCGATGATGCGCTGCGGGAAACCAACCGCCTCCTTAAAGAGACCACGAAACATGCAAACGACATGGCCGAACAGGCTGAGGCTGCCAACATGGCCAAGAGCGAGTTCCTGGCCAACATGAGCCACGAGATCCGCACACCTATGAATGGGGTGATCGGTATGACAGGGCTGTTGCTGGATACGGAACTGAACGATGACCAGCGACGATATGCCGAAGTGGTACGCACAAGTGGCGAGTCGCTCCTGGGGTTGATTAATGATATCCTCGATTTTTCGAAGATTGAGGCGGGAAAGCTGGAACTGGAGACGCTGGATTTTGACCTGCGCGGCCTCCTCGACGATTTTGCCGCCATGGTAGCTATGCGCGCCCATGACAAGGAGCTTGAATTCATCTGCGCCATTGCTCCTGATGTACCAACCTTCCTTAGCGGCGACCCCGGTCGTCTGCGGCAGATTCTCACAAACCTGGTTGGCAACTCTGTCAAATTTACAAATAAAGGCGAGATCGTCATACGGACGAGTCTGGTATCAGAGACTGACGGAGAAGCCATAATACATTTCTCAGTGAGAGATACCGGCATCGGTATCCCTGCCGACAAGCAGGAACAACTTTTTCAGAAGTTCACACAGGCAGATGCCTCAACAACGCGCAAATATGGCGGCACTGGCCTGGGGCTGGCTATTTCGAAACAATTAGCCGAGATAATGGGCGGTAAGATCGGCGTAATCAGCAAAGAAGGGCATGGCTCAGAGTTCTGGTTTACCGTGCGGTTTGCCAAACAGCCCGCACAGGAACGTATTGAGATGCCGCTAACCGATATTCGCGAGGTGCATGTTCTGGTGGTAGACGACAACGCCACTAACCGCGAGGTACTCATGATTCAGCTCCTATCCTGGGGCGTACGGGCAAAAGAGGCCCATGATGGTCATGCTGCACTTAAGGAACTCTCACTGGCAAGGGATGCAGGTGATCCCTTCCGGATAGCCATTATAGACATGCAAATGCCCGGTATGAATGGCGCAGTTCTGGCCCGGACCATCAAAGCAGATGAAACGCTGAAGGATACCCGTCTGGTGCTTTTTTCCTCTCTGGGCCAACGTGGCGACGCTAAGCAAATGGAGGGGATTGGCTTCTCTGCCTACCTGACCAAGCCGGCGCGGCAGTCGGAGCTCTCCGGGTGTCTATCCGCCGTGCTGGCAGGGACTGACGTGACCTGGCAGGCGCAGCCTATCATCACACGTCACACAATACATGAGATGCGACGGGGTTCAATTCGCATTCTATTAGCCGAAGACAACATCACTAACCAGCAGGTGGCCATGGGCATCTTGGAGAGACTGGGCCTGCGCGTTGATGTTGTGGCTAACGGCGAGGAAGCCATCAAGGCCATGGAAAACCTCCCTTATGACCTGATGCTGATGGATGTGCAGATGCCTGTGATGGATGGACTGGAGGCAACGCGCCAAATCAGAAATCCACAATCTATAGTCCACAATCACCAGATTCCCATTATCGCAATGACTGCTCATGCCATGCAGGGCGACCGGGAGAAATGTTTGGAAGCGGGGATGAACGACTATGTGTCCAAGCCCGTTTCTCCTCAGATCCTGGCCGAAGCGCTGGAGAAATGGCTGCCCAAAGAAGAAACTGGAAACCGGCAAGCCTCAATCCTGCCAAAAGCAGGACAACCGGAAACCGTGGAACAACCCCTCCAGGATTCAAGTCACAAGTCACAAATTCCTATTTTTGACAAGGCAGGCATGATGGCACGCCTTATGGACGACGAAAATCTGGCACGCAAGGTGGTAAAAGGTTTTCTTGATGATCTCCCCCGGCAGATAGCAGCGCTGAAAGAATATCTGAAAGCCGGTGATGTGGTTCAAGCCGAGCGTCAAGCCCATACCATCAAGGGTGCCTCAGCCAATGTCGGCGGCGAGGCCTTGCGCGCGATAGCTTTCGAGATGGAAAAAGTCGCAAAGGTTGGCGGCCTGGAATCCGTTACTGCCCGCTTGCCTGAGTTGGATTCACGATTCGCCCTGCTGAAGGAAGCGATGAACAAGTTTATTAACTAAAATAATATTTTGAGGAGATATTAATCGTGAAAATACTGATAGTTGAGGATGATTTTACGAGCCGCATGCTCCTGCAGGAAATACTTAAATACTACGGAACCTCGCACGTTGCCGTCAACGGCAAGGAGGCAGTCGAGGCCGTACGCATCGCTCTGGAGATTGGCGAACCATATGATCTTATTTGCCTGGATATCATGATGCCCGAAATGGATGGTCTGGAGGCATTGAGTATAATACGACAAATGGAAGCATCTGCCGGCACTACCGGTATAAACCGCACAAAAATTGTAATGATGACTACAGTTGCCGATAAGGCAACTGTCATAAACGCAGCCCAACGTCAATGTGACTACTTTTTTTCCAAGCCCATCCATAAAGCAAAGGTGCTTGAAGAATTACGCAAGATGAAGTTAATTATATGATAAGGAAGGTATTCCAATGCGCATCCTGATTGCTGAAGATGACTTCACATCCCGAAGCATCCTTGTGGGAGTGTTGACAAAGTGCGGCCACGAAACAGTAGCGACGGAGAACGGCGCGGAGGCTTGGGCGGCAATGCAACAGCCCGATGCGCCCCGTCTGGCCATTCTCGATTGGGTAATGCCGGAAATGGATGGAATTGAGGTGTGCCGCCATATCCGTACCCTGGAAACAGACCAACCACCCTATATTATTATACTGACGTCCAAAGACGAAAAGGCGGACATCGTCGCAGGACTGGAAGCTGGAGCAGACGATTACCTGATCAAACCTTATGACCCGGGGGAACTCCATGCACGGGTCAACGTCGGTCAACGTATGATAGAAATACAGGCCAAACTGGCAGAAGTGCGGAATGCGCTGGCACACGAGGCTACACACGACCCGTTGACAGGTATTAATAACCGCCGTGCCATTCTTGATGGCTTGGCAAATGAGCTGTCCCGTGCCAGGAGAAATGGCAGAACGGTGGGTATCGGCATGTGCGACCTTGACCACTTCAAACAGATCAACGACAGTTATGGGCATCAGGCTGGAGACGAAGTGCTTTGCGGTTTTACGCGCATCATTCAAGACAGCTTACGGGAATATGACCTTATCGGCCGGTACGGCGGGGAGGAGTTTCTGGTGGTTACTCCTGAGTTCGGGGGGCTTATGCTCGAAAGAGTTTACGAGCGGTTGTGCGAAAGGGTAGCCAAAAGCCCGATACATACAAGGGCAGGCGACATTTCCATCACTGTGAGTATCGGTGTTTCCAGCGGAACCGGTGACGATACGGTAGATGCCCTACTGAATGAAGTAGATACCGCCCTGTATCAAGCAAAGAAAGACGGTCGCAATCGAGTATCCTATGCTGACCCTCAGATTATGGAGGATTAATTACAATGAAAATTCTGATCGCTGAAGACGACTTTACGTCGCGCACTGTCCTGATGGAGGTGCTCAAGAAGCACGACCACGAGGTAGTGGCGACTGTGAATGGCGCGGAGGCCTGGGCGGCAATGCAACAGCCCGATGCGCCCCGTCTGGCCATTCTCGACTGGATGATGCCCGAAATGGACGGAATTGAGGTGTGCCGCCACATCCGTACCCTGGAAACCGATGAGCCTCCCTACATCATCATGCTGACCACCAAAGGCGAGAAGTCGGATATCATCGTCGGACTCGAAACCGGGGGCAACGATTACCTGGCCAAGCCCTTCGACCCCGAGGAACTCCGTGCCAGGGTCAACGTCGGTCGGCGTATGATCGAGATGCAGGCCAAACTGGCAGGGCGCATGCTGGAACTGCAAAAAGCACTGTGGGAACAGGAGAAACTTACCCTTGAACTCAGAGATGCGCTTTCTCAAGTCAAGATTTTAAGTGGATTGCTCCCCATTTGTGCTTCCTGTAAGAAAATACGAAACGACGAAGGATATTGGGAGCAAATGGAAATGTACATAAGAGACCATTCGGAAGCGGAATTCAGTCATAGTATCTGCCCGGAGTGTGCAGAAAAACTGTATCCTGAGTTCTATAAAAAGAAATGAATGGTTATTTATGTTACTTGCTGATTTTGTCCTGCAATTTCATTCAATAGATTCCGGCTTCCGCCGGTAGAGCGAAGCGGGCATTAATCCCGTGCAGACGGGACATGACAGAAAATAGTAATCCGGGTGCTTTTGCAAAAGTCTCAATGCAAAGCGCTTTTTGTTCTTTATTTAAGAAAAACTATTATCTTTCGTACTGCTTTCAGCTTGATATTAATTCAAAACTGGAGGACAATAAATCTATGAGCTTAAGGTGCAAAAATAATTAAAACGTAGAATCGGGAAGTTTGTCACGATAGTCCATTTTGTCTCCAACAGGAAGGTTTATTTACATGGAAAAAGATAAAATCATCGGGTCCATCCTTTTACAGTGGATTACAATTTTTTTTCTGGTAGCCATCGTATTCATTTCTCTCGGCAGTTTATATTACCGCTATGAGGCTCAACGCATAAAAGACGATAAATACGAGGATTTATCCACGATTGCCAAATTGAAGGCAGATTCTATACAGGACTGGCGTAAACACAGGCTTGCCGATGTTCGCAGGGTGCCGGGTCCCCTTGTAAGGAAGGAGATGGCGCGCCTGCTTCACGATCCAACCGGCCCCGGCGCCAGAACAGCGCTTCAGACACAGTTGAATATCAACAAAAAAGGCACTGTCTATGCAGATGCACTTTTTCTGGATACAAAGGGCAACATCCTGTTATCGGACAATCCCTACTCCGCACCTGTTGACCAGACCACGATGAGGGCGATAGAGCTTGCCCTTAAAGACCGTAGAGAGGTTTTGAGTGATTTTTTCCGTGATCCTAAGGGTCTTGTTTGCATAGACGCCGTGGCGCCGGTTCCTGATGACAGCGGCAAGCCTATAGCGATTGTGGTCCTCCGTAGCAAGGCAGCGGACTTCCTCTTTCCTCTCATCCAGACATGGCCTACTCCAAGCAAGACCGCCGAGACACTCCTTGTCTGCCGGGATGGCGATTCCATCCTGTTTCTGAATGATCTCAGACACAGGTCTGATACGGCGCTTAACCTGAGATTCCCCTTGAGCAACACTACTCTTCCGGCTGTTCAGGCCGTCCTCGGCGAATATGGCAGTTTTTTTGGCAGAGACTACCGGGGGATTGAAGTACTGGCTATATTGTTGCCGGTTCCACAATCGCCCTGGTTCGTCGTGGCAAAGGTAGATGCAGAGGAGATACTGGCAGAGATTAAATACAGGGCATGGGTAATCACCATCATCGTAATCCTTCTCATGCTGATCGCAGCGGGGCTCATCAGTGGCGTGTATCAAAAGCGACAGGAAGTTGAGCGTAAACTCGCGGAAGATGTTCTGAAGGAATCTGAGAGCAGGTTCCGGATTATCTTTGAGAGCAGCAAAGACGGCATCATCTTATTCGACGGAAAAACCAAAAATATCATCCATGGAAACAACGCCATGGCTGAGCTGTTAGGATGCTTCAGTGAGGACCTGGTTGGCAGGTCCATTTCATCCCTGCACCCCGCAGAAGAGTGGTCAAACATTAAACATGAATTACAGAAACATTTGAGCGGTGAGCTTTCGGTTTCTTATGGGATTCCTGTTATCCGCATTGACAGCTCCGTCTTCTACGCGGACATCAGCTCAAGTCTCATAACGCTTGATGAAAAAGCCTACTTCTCCGCCTTCTTTCGCGACATTACCGAGCGTAAGCTTGCAGAGGAAACTATTAAATCCTCCCTCCGTGAAAAAGAGATCCTTCTGAAGGAAATCCAGCACAGGGTAAAGAATAACCTCCTTGCCATATCAGGCATCCTTGCCCTCCAGTTAGAGCGCATAAAGGACAGCGAGTCAAAGGATGCCTTCATTACAAGCATGAACCGGATAAAGGCAATGACAAAAATACATAACAGACTATATCAATCCGAGGACTTCTCCCTTGTTGGCTTCAAGAAATATATGGAGGAACTCCTCTGGGAGCTTTCCCGTACTTACGGTTTCCCACAGAAAGACATCATAACGGATATCCAGGATATCTCCATTGACATCAATACGGCCATCCCGGCAGGTCTCATTATAAACGAGCTTGTGAGCAATGCCATGAAGCACGCCTTCCCCCCGGAGGGACGTGGGACCCCGGATCACCCGCAAGCGGGTACCCGCACTCCGGTGCAGGCGTGGGACGAGAGAAACCAAAGAGCGGAGGGTGAAGAGCAAAGAAACGTGATAACCGTCACCCTGAAAAAGGATGGAGAAAATGATGCTCGATCCCCCGCTAAACGAGGACAAGCCTCGCAACTCGTAACCCTTACTGTCTCCGATAACGGGATCGGATTCCCTGCCCATATAGATATCAAAAACACGGAATCAGTGGGGTTTTCACTGCTTGTCCAACTGGTGGAGCAAATTAACGGCACAATAGAATTAATAAAAGAAAATGGTACACGATTCACGATCACCTTTTCCATTGATCAGGAGAAAACACCATGAATAAGCAACAGGAATACAAAAAGACCATCCTTCTCGTTGAAGATGAAGCATTGATCGCTGTCATTGAGAGGGAGACATTAAAACGGCATGGCTTCAATGTCATTCTTGCCTACAGTGGAGAAAAGGCAATTGAAGCTGCGCAAACCGCCGCGGATATTAACCTCATCCTTATGGATATCAACCTGGGGAAAGGAAAGATGGACGGCACAGAGGCGGCAGAGGCCATTCTCAAAGAGAGAGACATCCCCATACTCTTTCTCTCAAACTATACCCTGCCGGAGGTAGTAGAGAAGACCGAGAAGATTACCTCCTACGGGTATGTGGTAAAAGATTCAGGAGAGACGGTGCTTCTGGCTTCCATCAAGATGGCATTCAAGCTGCATGAGGTCCTCAATAAGTTACAGGAACAGAAACATAAAATTGAGACAGCAAATGAAGAACTCCATGCCGCGTTGACTCAGATCGAAATGTCAAACCTGATGCTCACTGCCTCTTACGCGGAGATACTGGAAGGGAAAGAACTGTTCCGAACAACCTTATACAGTATTGGCGATGCTGTGATTACCGCCAACACGCATGGCATTGTCCGGCATATGAATCCTGTGGCTGAAGCTTTGACCGGATGGACTGAAGGAGAGGCAAGAGAAAAAAACATTGATGAGATTTTCCATATTATAAACGAAGAGAAACGCGATATTGTTGAAAACCCTGTTAAACGTGTACTGAGGGAAGGAACGGTGGTGGGGCTTGCCAATCATACTCTTCTTATATCAAAAGATGGCAATGAAATCCCCATCGCTGACAGCGGTTCACCAATAAAGGACGCGGCGGGAAAAATCTTCGGCGTCGTGCTTGTCTTCAGTGATCAGACAAAGGAACGGGCAGCCGATAAAAAGATTCAGGCAAGCGAAAAGCTCTTCAAAAACCTGTATCAGGAAAGTTCCATCCCGACCTTCACCTGGCAGAAAAAGGATGAAGACTTTATTCTTGTAGATTTTAACCGCGCAGCAGATCATATTTCTAACGGCAAAGCACGCGGCTTTCTTGGAAACAGCGCTGCGTGTATGTATGAAAACAGACCGGAAATTCTCAGCAAAATGAGCCTTTGCTTCAAAGAACACCGCACCTTGATGCATGAAGCAGTTTCCATGAACTTCGCGCCGGGAAGATTCCTGTCAATAAATTATAGTTTCATTCCTCCGGATATGATCATCGTCCATTTTCAGGACCAAACAGACCGCAAGCAAGCTGAAGAAAAATTGAAAGAATCTGAGGAGAAATACCGTGCCTACATGGACAACGCAAGTGACGCAATCCTGATTTCAGATTCTGAGGGGGGTTTTCTTGAGGCAAACAAGAAAGCAGAGGCCCTTCTGGGCTACACGAAGGAAGAACTGACGGGCATGGACATTAACCGGATTCACCCGAAAGAGGAACTTGCGAGGGTTATGGACGTTTTCAAGGGTATAATGGAAGCAAGGTTGATTTGCTGTAACGATACGAGGGTGTTGAGAAAAGACGGATCGTTCGTTCCTGTTGATATATCGGGTTCTGCTATTGATTATCTCGGGAAAAAGGTGGCCCTGGGAATTTTTATAGACATCACCGAGCGCAAGCAAGCTGAAGAAAAGCTCCGTGCGTCAGAGAGACGTTTTGCAGACATTATCAATTTTCTTCCCGATGCAACACTTGCAATAGATAATAAAGGCAGGGTTATCGCATGGAATAAGGCGATTGAAGAAATGACCGGTGTTCCTGCAGAGGAGATGCTCGGCAAGGGTGATTATGAATATGCTATTCCTTTTTATGGGAATCGGCGGCCCATCCTGATTAATTTTGTTTTTACCTGGAATCAGGATCTTGAAAAACAGTATGACTTTATCAAAAAGGAAGGCGACACCATCACCACGGAAACAAGTGTGCCATTTGTGCGCGGACAGAACAGAGTCCTCTGGGCAAAGGCCGGCCCTCTTTACGACACCCTGGGGAATGTTATCGGTGCGATTGAATCCATCCGTGATATAACCGAACGCAAACAGGTTGAGGAAAAGCTTAAACGACAAACCGATGCCATGGAAGCTTCGATGGATGGTATGGCCATAACTGACAAAGATCAAAAATTCGTTTATATGAATGAATATCATGCCAGAATTTATGGTTATGATACGGCTCAGGAATTAATAGGAAAATCATGGCATGTTTTCTATGATGAAGATGAGATGCACAGATTCAGACAAAATATTATTCCGGATTTCATCCGGGAAGGACATTGGCAAGGCGAGATAACAGGAAAGAAAAAAGATGGAAGCGTCTTTCATCAAGAGTTATCATTAACGGCAATCGAAAATGGCGGGCTGATTTGTGTTGTCCATGACATCACAAAACGCAAACATGCAGAGGAGGCGATACGAGAGGCCGAGGAGAAATATCGTAACATCTTCGAGAACATCATTGTAGGCTTATACCAGGTAAGCCCTGAAGGACGCTTCATAACCGCTAACCCTGCCGCTGCCCGTATACTCGGATATGAGTCGCCTGAAGAATTAATCAGCACAATTACGGATATCGGGTCCCAAATCTATGTATGTCCTGAGGACCGTGCCGGGGCGCTCGAGCTTTTAAGAAAAGATGGGTTTTTCAAGAACTTCGAGGTGCAAAACCGCCAAAAAGATGGAAATATTATCTGGGTCATGGCCAATATCCATGTTGTTCGAGATGATCAGGGTAAAGTATTATACTATGAAGGAACAATCCGGGACATCACCGACCGCAAACTCGCCGAAGATAAGATCAAAACCCTCCTCTCCCAAAAGGAACTCATTCTCCGCGAGGTTCACCACAGGATCAAGAACAACATGAACGTTATCATGAGCCTCTTCTCCCTGCAATCGAGTACGCTCAAGGACCCGGCAGTCATCTCTTCACTTGAAGATGCGAGGAGCCGTGTCCAGAGTATGATGATTTTGTACGATAAGCTCTACCGGTCTACAGATTTTAGAGCAATATCAGCGAAGGAGTACCTCACCTCTCTGGTTGATGAAATTGTCATGAATTTCCCCAACCGGATATCAATAACAGTTGAGAAACAGATTGATGACCATATCCTTAGCGCAAAGATATTATCTCCTATCGGCATCATCCTTAATGAATTACTTACGAACGCAATGAAACACGCCTTTATAGAGAGAGAAAACGGAATCCTGGGGATATCCCTTTTGATAAAGGACAACCATGCAACCATCATTGTACAGGATAACGGCACAGGTATTCCTGAATCGATTGATATTGCAACCTCTACCGGATTCGGGCTACAGCTTGTCGACATACTCACGGAACAGCTTGAAGGAACCGTCAGGATTGAACGGGAGAAGGGGACAAGGTTCGTTTTGGAATTTGAAATATAGGGAATAGTTTAGAGGCAGTGAATAGTGGATAGGGGAAAGAAAAAAGGCAGGGTGAAGGTGATTTGATTTCGGATTTTGGATATCGGATTTGCGATTGCGGATCTTTTCCGTCACTCCCGTGGAAACGGGAGTGACGGAAAGAACACCGGATACCCTCTGGGTTCCCGCTCCCCGATAGAACCATTCGAGGACAAGCTTCGCGGGCATGACGGGCAAGCGGATGCGTGGACGGGCAAGCGATTGGGAATGAAATGAAACAATTCTATGTCTATATGCTATGCAGTAAACGAAACGGAACCCTCTATACAGGCGTAACCTCCGACCTCATAAAACGTATCTATGAACATAAAAACAACCTGGTTGAGGGCTTTACCAATTCATACAGTG from the Pseudomonadota bacterium genome contains:
- a CDS encoding PAS domain S-box protein — translated: MSASPSANATGTSTTPTLLHTTQSALQNWRTAWIVLVIGLMITTAAALYMKSSIERIAERNFAFQCNEIQNKITDRLDDHARILQSGAALFKVSEIVTREKWRIFTQTQEFEKQLPGIQGIGFSLLIPREELPRHVQKIRREGFPEYKLKPDGNREVYSSIIYLEPFSGRNLRAFGYDMFSEPVRRSAMERARDMNAAALSGKVVLVQETSIEAVQAGTLMYFPVYRKGMPIETVEERRAAIYGWVYSPYRMNDLMQGILGGHKPEKDKQLYLQVFDGVQPSPQSLLYESLTTGDKKLRAEERFTRQIPVDFNGQSWTLRFTQTGGGFSTAAYINVWLIMIGGMLITLLLFVLIRTLLNTGAKAQRIAENLTKELRESEDKFRLLIENSHDIIYTMTTDGVFTFVSSSWTILLGHPVNQVAGHPFQPFVHPDDLTECMVWLQKVIETGQRQEGVEYRVKHIDGSWRWHTSSAVPLRDGTGRIIGFEGTARDITGRKHAEDALKQTRKNYETFFNTIDEFLFVLDEQGNIISTNATVIDRLGYAREELSGQSVLMVHPPERRDEAGRIVGEMLSGETEFCPVPIITKSGVQIPVETRVSHGFWDGKPVIFGVTKDISKIKLSEEKFSKLFYINPSACGLSDSDNHEYVEVNEVFYTLLGFGKDEVIGKTPMDLGIIKLEALNAIFLKADSNGNVTNAEADLKAKNGDIKHVLLSSENINIQDKKYRYVVVHDITERKQAEEQIKENETRQHTLLANLPAGVVIIDPVTRMIENVNDAAATMFGVQAEHIVGHRCHAFLCPANEGACPVCDLGQEVDNMERVMLCIDGSKRQVLKSVKRIRIKGQEKLLECFIDITERKQAEEQLRESEERYRLLFDGSREAMMTLAPPSWMYASGNPAALEMFGARDAAEFKTLMLKDISPEFQPDGSLSVKKGLEQIGVTMREGSHFFEWTHRRLDGTVFPATVLLTKIEMGGHKIVQATVRDITAQKQVEESLQQITNRLKLATSAGGVGIWDYDIVNNRLVWDDQMFCLYGITQDHFSGAYEAWQAGLHPEDRQRGDEEIQLALHGERDFNTEFRVIWPDGSIRNIRALAVVERDDSGQPLRMIGTNWDITAQKQAEAALLQEKKRFSTLSENAPFGMVMIDTKGNFIYINPKFKELFGYDIEDIPDGRTWFKKAYPDPECRKTATSTWVVDSKQAKVGQKRPRIFKANCKDGTEKVISFITVQLETGEHMISCDDITDRKRADDALRESEETIHLLLDSMAEAIYGIDMNGNCTFCNNTCLRLLGYKHSDDLLGKNMHWQIHSKRPDGTSFPVEECRIFQAFHEGKGTHVDDEVLWRSDDTSFPAEYWSYPLLRDGAVVGAVITFFNITDRKRADDALRETNRLLKETTKHANDMAEQAEAANMAKSEFLANMSHEIRTPMNGVIGMTGLLLDTELNDDQRRYAEVVRTSGESLLGLINDILDFSKIEAGKLELETLDFDLRGLLDDFAAMVAMRAHDKELEFICAIAPDVPTFLSGDPGRLRQILTNLVGNSVKFTNKGEIVIRTSLVSETDGEAIIHFSVRDTGIGIPADKQEQLFQKFTQADASTTRKYGGTGLGLAISKQLAEIMGGKIGVISKEGHGSEFWFTVRFAKQPAQERIEMPLTDIREVHVLVVDDNATNREVLMIQLLSWGVRAKEAHDGHAALKELSLARDAGDPFRIAIIDMQMPGMNGAVLARTIKADETLKDTRLVLFSSLGQRGDAKQMEGIGFSAYLTKPARQSELSGCLSAVLAGTDVTWQAQPIITRHTIHEMRRGSIRILLAEDNITNQQVAMGILERLGLRVDVVANGEEAIKAMENLPYDLMLMDVQMPVMDGLEATRQIRNPQSIVHNHQIPIIAMTAHAMQGDREKCLEAGMNDYVSKPVSPQILAEALEKWLPKEETGNRQASILPKAGQPETVEQPLQDSSHKSQIPIFDKAGMMARLMDDENLARKVVKGFLDDLPRQIAALKEYLKAGDVVQAERQAHTIKGASANVGGEALRAIAFEMEKVAKVGGLESVTARLPELDSRFALLKEAMNKFIN
- a CDS encoding response regulator, which translates into the protein MKILIVEDDFTSRMLLQEILKYYGTSHVAVNGKEAVEAVRIALEIGEPYDLICLDIMMPEMDGLEALSIIRQMEASAGTTGINRTKIVMMTTVADKATVINAAQRQCDYFFSKPIHKAKVLEELRKMKLII
- a CDS encoding diguanylate cyclase, which codes for MRILIAEDDFTSRSILVGVLTKCGHETVATENGAEAWAAMQQPDAPRLAILDWVMPEMDGIEVCRHIRTLETDQPPYIIILTSKDEKADIVAGLEAGADDYLIKPYDPGELHARVNVGQRMIEIQAKLAEVRNALAHEATHDPLTGINNRRAILDGLANELSRARRNGRTVGIGMCDLDHFKQINDSYGHQAGDEVLCGFTRIIQDSLREYDLIGRYGGEEFLVVTPEFGGLMLERVYERLCERVAKSPIHTRAGDISITVSIGVSSGTGDDTVDALLNEVDTALYQAKKDGRNRVSYADPQIMED
- a CDS encoding response regulator transcription factor translates to MKILIAEDDFTSRTVLMEVLKKHDHEVVATVNGAEAWAAMQQPDAPRLAILDWMMPEMDGIEVCRHIRTLETDEPPYIIMLTTKGEKSDIIVGLETGGNDYLAKPFDPEELRARVNVGRRMIEMQAKLAGRMLELQKALWEQEKLTLELRDALSQVKILSGLLPICASCKKIRNDEGYWEQMEMYIRDHSEAEFSHSICPECAEKLYPEFYKKK